A window of Desulfobulbus oralis genomic DNA:
AGGCAGGTGCCTGTTTCCCCGGCGTATCGATAAAGCCCGGCGGCCACTGCCTGTTGCCGACAGAACCCGCTTTGGGGACCGGGAGGCGGATATGGTCTGTGCCTCCAGGGCAAGGCGCACTGCTCAGTTGCAAGGAGCGCAAAAGTAGCTTTCTGCTGCCGGCCAGGGTTGAGAACAAGATGCCGCCTCGGGCGAGGCGCTCCTGCCGTGCTTGTGTGAGCTGCCACCGACTCTGCTGCAGACGCTGACCCTTGATAATGACTCGGAAATGGCCGGGTTCGGGGAGCTGGAGCGGGCAGACCTGCGCATGTACTTTTGCAGGCCGCATGCTCCGTGGCAACGGGGCACGAACGAGAATGAGGGTGCCTGCTGCGACAGTTTTTCCAGGAGACATCAGCTTGCACAAAATCACGGGGAAGATGCTCTTCAGGGCAGCTCATCGGCTGAATAGAAGGTCTCACAACTGGTTAAGCTACCAGATTCCCGCTGAAGTCTGGAACCGTGCTCTCACTGCTGCACCTGCATGCTGAATGCATCCACTCCCTGGGCATGCCGAAGCCAGAGCGGGAGCCGCAGCTCAGGGCTTTTTTGTCTCCGGGCTCCTGGCTGGAGCTACTTCAGAGCCGAGTTCCCCGCCCTGCCTGCGCGGTGCGCTTTCTGCCTCGTCCGCTTCGGCCGCCTGGATGAAGTCCTTGAGGGGCATGCCGCCTGGAGTGATGAGATTTGGATGGGAGGTCAACAACTGTTTCCATTCCGCCAGTGCGCCTTGTTTGGCGCCCAGCCCGTTGTACAGCACCACCCCCCTGTTGAAGCGGGCCTGGGGATGATTCGGATCAATGCTGAGCACCTTGTCAAATTCGAGCAGAGCCAGCTCGGGCTTCCCGGCCTGAAAGAAGGCGCTGCCCAGGTCCGTGCGCACATCGTGGTTGTCCGGATCCACCGCGAGGGCGCGAGTGTAGGCGGCGATAGCGTCCTCTGCCTGGCCGTGATCGGAGAAGGCGTTGCCCAGCTCTTCCCAGACTTTTGCATTGTCCGGGTCCTGTTCGGCCCGCTGCTCCAGGGCAACCAGCATTTCCGGCGTAATCACCCCGGGTTGGCGGGGCTTGTCCGTAGTCTGCTGCGCAGGGGCCGGAGCGGGCGCCGCCTTGAAGGCGCTGTAGCCGACACCGCCCACAAAGCCCAGAATACAGGCGGCGCAGACAGCCAGATAAAGCGTTGACCGGGAAACGGAGCCACCCGGACTTTGCATAGAGGGGGGTGGCCTGCTTTCGGCTGTGGATGCAACCGGATTGGGATAATCGTCTGGGGTCTTCGGCATGAAGGGACTCCTGCCTTTGTGTGGGGATAGTGCTGGGCAAGGCATAAGCGCCTGCGCAGAGAGGCACTTCGGGATAGCGGGGTGCCCCGGCAAACCGGGAGGCGGTTTCAGAGTTCCCCGCCTTCGTCGCTCTCCGGTTCTTCACCCTCTCCGCCACCTGCAAATTCGTCATCCGCCTCGTCGACCACCTCGCTTTCCTCCTCGTAGGCCTCTTCGTTATCCTCCTCGTCGGCGTTTTCCACCTGAATTGGGGTAATCAGCCGGGCTTCCGGGAAAATAAACTCGCGGATCTTTTCCACCTCATCGGGGAGCAGAAGATCCTTGGCGCAGATCGGGCAGTTTTTAATGTGCTGGTCAATAAAAAGCATCATGCGGGCCGGCGCCAAGGTTTCATGGATCTTTTGCAGGTACCATTCCTTGATCAGGCGGTTCAGTTGTTCACATTCCATAAAAGGCTCTGCAGAAGGGCGGAAGGACGTACAGGCGCCCGGTTGGGGGTTGGGGATGAGAATCGGGCGGCACTATAATAAAAAGTTGTTTTTCCGGTCAACACCTATTAAACAATCCCCTGTCGGTAAATTTGTCTGTGGCTGACCGGTATCGTGGAAGTGGTCAGGGCACTGGTGGCTCTCCCGGACTTCAAATCCGGTGTGCCGGTTGCAAAACCGGCAGGTGGGTTCGATTCCCATGCACTTCCGCCATGTAACGGCAATCGGACCGCTCCGAGTTCTTCGGAAGGGTCCGACTGCATGGCCAACTGTACCGAATACTTCCCGAATCCCTGAGCAGTGAGGCACAAGCATCAACGCTGAATGAGGCCCAAACCACACTGGCTCATCCTTCGCTATTCCGCCAGGAGCGGCCTCCGGACTGCTGCGCGGACAATGCCGCCCACGGGCCCGCCCGCCCCTTCAGTGGCTGTCCACCTGGGGCCGCTTGCGTTCATTGCGTACCTCGAAAACAAAGGTGGCTGTCTTTTTTTCCGTCAGAAATTCCGTCTTTTGCGCTTCGGATGCCGGGGTCTTGCTGAAGAAGCGAACAAACCAGCGGCCGGCATGGTCTATCGGCACGACGAATTTGCCGTCTCTGGCCCTGGTCTGGGGAATATACATATCCTCCGCTTCGGTGGAAAAACCGCTGTAGGTGGCATCCCAGGTGCCCTCTCCGGTGTAGGGCATCTTGTCGGCGTACACCTGAAAGGCCAGACTGTCGCCCTCTTTCAGAGCGGCCAGGTTGGCGGCAGGCACCAGCTCCAGAGGCAGGCCCACCGGCCCGGGCGCCGGTTCGGAAGCCTTGTCGCTGACAACATAGGTCTTGGCCCACTGGCTGCTGCGCATGCTGGAACGGACCTCCCGGGCCTCGCCGGCAAAGGTGCTCAAGGGCTTGAGCGAGTGGCGTTCGCGCCCTTTTTTGTCCACGTACATGGCGAAATAGCCCGGCGTGGTTTCAGCGGTCAGGATATAGGTGCCGGGCTGCTCGTAGTGCACCAGATAGGAGTGCAGGGAATGTTCGTCCCGTACCTGCACATCGGTGACGCTGCGGTCGGGAGCGATCACCTGCACGTGGGCCAGCTTGTTCCCCTGAATGGCATCGTCCACCGGAAAATGATGCCCGTAGCAGAAGAACAGCGGCGAGGCCTTGCCAGGATTGACCTGCATGCGGCCCGACTGGATGAACAGCGAGTGCGCGCCGGCCTGGGCAACAAACAGCCACGGCGCAGCCAGCAGCAGCAAAGCCCCGCAGAGAATGCCGCGGTGGGATAGGGTTTGTCTTAAGCAATGGGTCATGTTTGTCCTCCGGTGAGCAATGGACGGCTGCAGCTGGGCCCGCCAGCAGGCGGGCCCAGCTCCTCCCTGTTCAGACTGGCTGCGGTGCCGGCAGCCGCGGCCGCAGTTGCCAGGAGCGTACAAAGCCGAGAATCACGGTCAGCAGCACCACGGCGCCGTAGAACAGACCCATCATCTGGATGCCGCTCAGGCCCAGAATACGGCCGCCGGTGAAGAGCAGCACCGCGACAAGAAAGCCCAGACTGGTCGGAAAGAGGATGGAGAAGAGCATCCACTTGTACGAGCCGGTCTGCACCTTGATCATGATGGTGGTGGCCAGGCAGGGCGGGTACATGGCAAAGAAGACCATAATGGCCAGGGCATGCAGGGGTGTGAAGTCGTCTCCCCCGGCCTCTGCGCCCATGCGTTCCTCCAGTTTTTTGTTTTCATCGGCCCCCTGCTGGTACAGGACGCCGATGGTGGCCACGCTGGATTCCCTGGCTGCGAAAGAGGAAAGAATGGCCACATTGATCTTCCAGTTGAAGCCGGCCCACTGGGTGAGGGGCTCGAGCGAGCGGCCGATCATGCCCAGAAGACTGGTTTCGATCTGTCGCTCCTTGATCTGGCGGCGCAGCAGTTCGCGCTGGGACGACAGGTTACGCAGGGCCTTGCTGACCGTCTGCCCGTCCTTGTCGCCCTTTTTGGGCTTGAGCAGGGGAAAGAGCGCCGGATATTTCTGCTCGTAGCGGGCATCCAGGGCCTGGGAGGCGCTCGCGCCGCTGACGTTGAGTTTGGCAGCCTTGTAGGTGCCGTACAGGTTGATCAGATCCAGCAGGGCGGCATCGTCCTGCAACTGCCCGCTGTACTTGGTTTTCTGGATCTTGCCGCGGAAATCGCCCACCGCCTGGTCCATCTGCTTTTGAAAGCCGGCCATCGTGTCCTCGCCTACGCCTGGAAACTGCAGGAGGCTGAAGACGCAGACGGAAACGGCTATCACTATGGTACCGACCTTTTTGATGTACTGCCAGGTGCGCTCTATGGCCCGCTGGCCCACGCCAAACAGGGTCGGCATGTGGTAGCGCGGCAGCTCCATGACAAAGGGGGCGGTTTCCGTGGTTCGCAGGACGGTCGCGGTCAGCAGGCGGGCCACCAGAAGCGCCACGAAGATGGTGATGGTGGACAAAAACAGCATGACCCAGGACTTGTACGGCGCGAAGAAGACGTTGATGATCAGGGTGTAGAAAGGAATCTTGGCCAGACAGTTCATGTAGGGCACGGTCAGAATCGTGGCCATGCGGGAGCGGTGATCCGGAATGCCCTTGGTGGCCATGACGCCGGGAACCGCACAGCCGCCGGCGAAAACACCGCCGAGGATATAGGGCAGGGTCGATTGGCCGTGCAGACCGAAGAGGTGCAGAAGCTTGTCGAGGATGAAGGCTATTCTGGCCATGTAGCCGCTGTCCTCGAGGATAGCGATAAGGGAGAAGAGGATGAGGAAGATTGGAATGTAGTTCAGCAGCGCATTGGCCGAATCCACCATCCACAGTCCCATGGAGCGGATATAGCTGTCCTCCAGCATGCCCGCGTCGGGCAGAATGTCTGCAACCAGTGCCCGGAATTTGGCCAGCACCGGCCACCAGTACTGGGTGAGTTCGTAGCCCTTGACGATGGAGAGCTGGTAGATAAGAAAGACCGTGGCCACCAGAACGATGGGCGCGGCCAGGCGGTTGAGCACCAGACTGTCGATGCGGTCCGACAGGGTCTTGCGGCCCTTGCGGGTTTCCCTGACGTTCGCCTCCACCAGGGCGCAGGCCAGTTTGTTCCGGCAGGAGAACATGTAGTCGGCCACATCCATGCCGGAGTCCCGCTCAAAGTCTTCGCGGGCGCGGCGGGCCTGCTCCAGCAAAGCATGCTGCGCGCCCAGTGTGCCTGCAACCAGCCGCTCGGCCTCCCGGTCACC
This region includes:
- a CDS encoding tetratricopeptide repeat protein; translated protein: MPKTPDDYPNPVASTAESRPPPSMQSPGGSVSRSTLYLAVCAACILGFVGGVGYSAFKAAPAPAPAQQTTDKPRQPGVITPEMLVALEQRAEQDPDNAKVWEELGNAFSDHGQAEDAIAAYTRALAVDPDNHDVRTDLGSAFFQAGKPELALLEFDKVLSIDPNHPQARFNRGVVLYNGLGAKQGALAEWKQLLTSHPNLITPGGMPLKDFIQAAEADEAESAPRRQGGELGSEVAPARSPETKKP
- a CDS encoding DUF4198 domain-containing protein; the encoded protein is MTHCLRQTLSHRGILCGALLLLAAPWLFVAQAGAHSLFIQSGRMQVNPGKASPLFFCYGHHFPVDDAIQGNKLAHVQVIAPDRSVTDVQVRDEHSLHSYLVHYEQPGTYILTAETTPGYFAMYVDKKGRERHSLKPLSTFAGEAREVRSSMRSSQWAKTYVVSDKASEPAPGPVGLPLELVPAANLAALKEGDSLAFQVYADKMPYTGEGTWDATYSGFSTEAEDMYIPQTRARDGKFVVPIDHAGRWFVRFFSKTPASEAQKTEFLTEKKTATFVFEVRNERKRPQVDSH
- the feoB gene encoding ferrous iron transport protein B, with the protein product MVAVAAHEHETTEVPVQEPKKNLRVGLAGQQNAGKSTVFNMLTGANQHIANYPGVTVDKKTGYYSFQGVRAEVVDLPGTYSLTSFSLEERVARDFLMHGGPDVIVNVVDVSTLRRSLNFTFQIMEMGLPVVLGCNMMDVARQNGIEVDIAGLEAQLGVRVVPLIGRKGVGKKELQSAVLATVGQHGKGALQVNYNELEPEIEALRQQVERAEFPRAYPGRWLAVKLIEGDREAERLVAGTLGAQHALLEQARRAREDFERDSGMDVADYMFSCRNKLACALVEANVRETRKGRKTLSDRIDSLVLNRLAAPIVLVATVFLIYQLSIVKGYELTQYWWPVLAKFRALVADILPDAGMLEDSYIRSMGLWMVDSANALLNYIPIFLILFSLIAILEDSGYMARIAFILDKLLHLFGLHGQSTLPYILGGVFAGGCAVPGVMATKGIPDHRSRMATILTVPYMNCLAKIPFYTLIINVFFAPYKSWVMLFLSTITIFVALLVARLLTATVLRTTETAPFVMELPRYHMPTLFGVGQRAIERTWQYIKKVGTIVIAVSVCVFSLLQFPGVGEDTMAGFQKQMDQAVGDFRGKIQKTKYSGQLQDDAALLDLINLYGTYKAAKLNVSGASASQALDARYEQKYPALFPLLKPKKGDKDGQTVSKALRNLSSQRELLRRQIKERQIETSLLGMIGRSLEPLTQWAGFNWKINVAILSSFAARESSVATIGVLYQQGADENKKLEERMGAEAGGDDFTPLHALAIMVFFAMYPPCLATTIMIKVQTGSYKWMLFSILFPTSLGFLVAVLLFTGGRILGLSGIQMMGLFYGAVVLLTVILGFVRSWQLRPRLPAPQPV